The Erigeron canadensis isolate Cc75 chromosome 4, C_canadensis_v1, whole genome shotgun sequence genome window below encodes:
- the LOC122597918 gene encoding mechanosensitive ion channel protein 1, mitochondrial-like: MTSGIRLLFSTAKTSSSRMMTCNTIPKPNNVNQVVAKLRPCFSSVGRQYLTNRSNNMNVVPPRMSNLSLESSYPFLGLGTACLLNRRLFSSSAGGSRGENVASSGASSTNGVDGNDLIHKVKEVWESGVNIVSQTGEKAKEALGEASPHVEQLLETHPYLRDVIVPVSGTLAGTVAAWAILPTVFRRFHKYSEQGPGSLVPAGSLWGAVPYEKSLWGALEVPVKYLITFMAFSQIGAMVAPTTIALQSLGPVWKAAVVLSFVWFLHRWKTNVVSRALVLKSGADRDKLMALDNFSSVGLFVISGMVLAEASGVAMQTVWTVGGIGGIATAYAAKDVLGNVLSGLSIQASQPFSIGDTIKAGAVEGQVKEMGLTTTSLLSAEQHLIVVPNSLFSGQAIVNKSRVGWRAMVSTIPVQIDDFDKIPLISEEIENMMKANANVFLEKDQPYCYLSRVERSFAELSLGYNLKQMNKNKLFAAQQDLILQSAGIIKKHGGMLARTWET, encoded by the exons ATGACTAGTGGAATTAGGCTTTTGTTCTCGACAGCGAAAACGTCGAGTAGTAGGATGATGACGTGTAACACTATTCCAAAACCTAACAATGTGAATCAAGTTGTTGCGAAATTGAGACCTTGTTTTAGTAGTGTAGGCCGTCAATATTTGACTAACCGAAGTAACAATATGAATGTAGTTCCACCTAGAATGTCGAACCTAAGCCTTGAGAGTAGTTATCCGTTTTTAGGATTAGGCACGGCGTGTTTGTTGAACCGTAGGTTGTTTTCGTCGTCTGCTGGTGGTAGTCGTGGAGAAAACGTGGCAAGTTCGGGTGCTAGTAGTACTAATGGAGTTGACGGAAATGATTTGATACATAAAGTGAAGGAGGTTTGGGAGTCTGGTGTGAATATAGTTTCGCAGACTGGGGAAAAGGCGAAAGAAGCTTTAGGTGAAGCGTCTCCTCATGTGGAGCAGTTACTTGAGACACATCCGTATCTTCGTGATGTGATTGTTCCGGTTAGTGGAACTTTAGCTGGGACTGTAGCTGCTTGGGCTATCTTGCCGACAGTTTTTAGAAGGTTTCATAAGTACTCTGAACAAGGGCCGGGTTCGCTTGTACCGGCGGGATCATTGTGGGGAGCGGTGCCTTATGAGAAAAGTCTTTGGGGTGCTTTGGAAGTTCCAGTGAAGTATCTCATAACTTTCATGGCGTTTTCACAGAT AGGTGCGATGGTAGCTCCAACAACAATTGCATTGCAGTCCCTTGGACCTGTCTGGAAAGCTGCTGTTGTTCTCTCGTTTGTGTGGTTCTTGCATCGATGGAAGACAAATGTCGTGAGTCGTGCTTTGGTTCTGAAATCTGGTGCTGACCGTGATAAGTTGATGGCTTTGGACAATTTCTCTTCTGTTGGTTTGTTTGTAATTAGTGGCATGGTATTAGCTGAAGCCTCTGGGGTGGCTATGCAAACTGTATGGACTGTTGGAGGGATTGGAG GGATTGCAACTGCTTATGCTGCTAAGGACGTCCTTGGCAATGTCTTGAGTGGGTTATCTATCCAAGCTTCACAACCCTTTTCAATTGGAGACACAATCAAA GCTGGAGCTGTGGAAGGTCAAGTTAAAGAGATGGGACTCACAACTACCTCATTGCTTAGTGCAGAACAACATCTTATAGTAGTTCCAAATTCGTTGTTCTCTGGTCAG GCTATCGTGAACAAATCACGTGTTGGATGGCGTGCTATGGTATCCACAATACCTGTGCAGATTGATGACTTCGATAAGATCCCCCTGATATCTGAGGAAATAGAGAACATGATGAAAGCTAATGCcaatgttttcttggaaaaagatCAGCCTTATTGCTATCTCTCACGAGTGGAAAGATCGTTTGCAGAGCTTAGTCTTGGATACAACTTAAAACAGATG AACAAAAACAAGCTATTCGCTGCACAGCAGGATCTTATTCTCCAATCTGCTGGGATTATTAAGAAGCACGGGGGCATGTTGGCTAGGACATGGGAAACATAG